A genomic segment from Paraburkholderia hayleyella encodes:
- the ftsZ gene encoding cell division protein FtsZ, protein MEFQMLETETSGTIIKVVGVGGAGGNAVQHMINRGVQGVDFIVMNTDAQALSRSRAAAVIQLGSTGLGAGAKPEMGRAAAEEARERISDALRGAHMVFITAGMGGGTGTGAAPVVAQIAKEMGILTVGVVSKPFEFEGGKRMRVAESGSQQLEDHVDSLIVVLNDKLFEVMGDDAEMDKCFQCADDVLNNAVAGIAEIINVDGLVNVDFEDVKTVMGEQGKAMMGTATVAGVDRARLAAEQAVASPLLEGIDLSGARGVLVNITSSRSLRLSETREVMNTIKSYAAEDATVIFGAVYDDAMGDALRVTVVATGLGRAMKKQQSAPMTLLRTGTDNLPISAAQHGFTSQQVGTAADYGSRETPTVWRTLRDTAASHVQALQEKGVDTYDIPAFLRKQAD, encoded by the coding sequence ATGGAATTCCAGATGCTGGAAACGGAAACCAGCGGCACCATCATCAAGGTGGTTGGCGTAGGTGGCGCTGGCGGCAATGCCGTTCAGCACATGATTAACCGCGGCGTGCAAGGCGTCGATTTCATCGTGATGAATACGGATGCCCAGGCGTTGTCGCGTTCACGCGCAGCGGCTGTGATCCAGCTCGGCAGCACGGGGCTGGGTGCGGGTGCGAAGCCCGAGATGGGGCGTGCCGCAGCAGAGGAAGCACGCGAGCGCATCAGCGATGCATTGCGTGGCGCACATATGGTGTTCATCACCGCGGGCATGGGGGGCGGCACCGGTACGGGCGCTGCGCCAGTTGTCGCGCAGATTGCCAAAGAAATGGGCATTCTGACTGTTGGTGTGGTCAGCAAGCCGTTCGAATTCGAAGGCGGCAAACGGATGCGTGTGGCAGAAAGTGGCTCGCAGCAACTGGAGGATCACGTCGATTCGCTGATCGTCGTTCTCAACGACAAGCTGTTCGAGGTGATGGGCGATGACGCCGAGATGGACAAGTGCTTCCAGTGCGCAGATGACGTTCTGAACAACGCGGTCGCAGGTATTGCTGAAATCATCAACGTGGATGGTTTGGTGAACGTCGACTTCGAAGACGTGAAGACCGTCATGGGCGAGCAGGGCAAGGCGATGATGGGTACCGCGACAGTGGCCGGTGTCGACCGCGCGCGCCTTGCGGCTGAGCAGGCTGTGGCGAGTCCGCTGCTGGAAGGCATCGACTTGTCGGGTGCGCGTGGTGTGCTGGTGAACATCACGTCGAGCCGTTCGCTGCGCTTGTCGGAAACGCGCGAAGTGATGAACACGATCAAGAGCTATGCTGCAGAAGACGCTACGGTGATCTTCGGCGCGGTGTATGACGATGCAATGGGCGATGCGCTGCGCGTGACCGTGGTGGCGACAGGTCTTGGCCGTGCAATGAAGAAACAGCAGTCGGCTCCGATGACGCTGCTGCGCACCGGTACAGATAATCTGCCAATCAGTGCCGCGCAACACGGATTTACCTCACAGCAGGTTGGAACGGCGGCAGATTATGGTTCACGGGAGACGCCTACGGTATGGCGCACATTGCGCGATACCGCCGCGTCGCACGTGCAGGCATTGCAGGAAAAGGGCGTCGATACCTACGACATCCCCGCGTTCCTGCGCAAGCAGGCGGATTGA